In Pseudoliparis swirei isolate HS2019 ecotype Mariana Trench chromosome 9, NWPU_hadal_v1, whole genome shotgun sequence, a genomic segment contains:
- the ankrd33aa gene encoding photoreceptor ankyrin repeat protein, whose translation MATAKYDLHLGAGPSEDSEILLDDSDSGSVLSDDSVLPDYERDEKYTEPAKTLYEACARNEPKSLSRILERGVTKDEAMDLDINGRSGLMLAVVKGFVDIVTMLHICPLIDINHQDNDGNTALMIAAQAGFVTILNNILNFFSGVDTEVRDPRGFTALIKAGLQSREDCVSALLMHGADINAMDMVHGRGLKDWALRTGRFETLHRIRRLQAHSVAEQFCDSYIPEWPELKQLVAKATAIKTTSQKLRQCLKDSLSISFPHDPLDNGVMDHMVRMTTGIHSHLISTGCRPLCPSSPPEIGKRRFAVPELLEKHSSKELEESTVSHSKGYITTSDSQVSVSASSVSLTSCCQERRESMRSSIPCSKAHRNSIFPSGCIPKIEVTKYGEPTPKKEKKKKRQNGYLEPPNWKYKEAKEEKKREKKQQEKEKEKEQEKKQKASKRSSSQTLRHYSLFLGQMPCDKVVHEEWTNVITVMAVLTEN comes from the exons ATGGCCACTGCAAAGTATGACCTCCACCTGGGCGCAGGCCCATCTGAGGACTCGGAGATCCTCCTGGATGATTCTGACTCAGGGAGTGTGCTCTCTGACGACTCGGTGCTTCCCGACTATGAAAGGGATGAAAAGTACACCGAGCCGGCTAAAACGTTGTATGAGGCCTGCGCCCGGAATGAACCCAAGTCCCTGAGCAGGATCCTGGAGAGAGGAGTCACTAAAGATGAGGCCATGGACCTGGACATCAATGGCAGG AGTGGACTGATGTTGGCTGTGGTCAAGGGATTCGTAGACATTGTCACCATGCTGCACATATGTCCATTAATAGACATCAACCACCAAGACAATGATGGCAACACTGCCCTCATGATTGCTGCTCAGGCAG GTTTTGTAACTATTTTAAACAACATCCTTAACTTCTTCTCTGGAGTGGACACCGAAGTCAGGGATCCCCGGGGCTTCACAGCTCTCATAAAGGCAGGCCTACAGAGCCGAGAAGACTGTGTATCCGCCCTGTTAATGCATG GTGCAGATATTAATGCAATGGATATGGTCCACGGGAGAGGTCTAAAGGATTGGGCCCTTAGGACAGGCAGGTTTGAGACTCTACACAGAATCCGCCGCCTGCAGGCTCATTCTGTCGCCGAGCAATTCTGTGATAGCTACATTCCTGAGTGGCCTGAGCTGAAGCAACTGGTAGCAAAGGCCACAGCCATCAAAACAACCAGCCAAAAGCTGAGGCAGTGCTTAAAAGACAGTCTTTCAATAAGCTTCCCTCATGACCCCTTAGACAATGGGGTCATGGACCATATGGTGCGGATGACTACGGGCATCCACAGCCACCTGATAAGCACTGGTTGCCGTCCACTCTGTCCCTCCAGCCCCCCAGAGATTGGCAAGCGGCGGTTCGCCGTGCCCGAGCTGCTTGAAAAGCACAGCAGCAAGGAGTTGGAGGAGAGCACAGTGTCCCACAGTAAAGGCTACATCACCACCTCTGATTCTCAGGTTTCTGTGTCAGCCAGCTCTGTATCTCTGACCTCCTGCTGCCAGGAGCGCAGGGAAAGCATGAGGAGCTCCATTCCCTGCAGCAAAGCACACAGGAACAGCATCTTCCCCTCAGGATGTATCCCCAAGATTGAAGTGACTAAATATGGGGAGCCCACtccaaagaaagagaaaaagaagaaaagacagaATGGTTACCTGGAGCCTCCTAACTGGAAGTACAAGGAGgccaaggaggagaagaagagagagaagaagcagcaggaaaaggaaaaagaaaaagaacaagagaaAAAACAGAAGGCTTCCAAACGTTCATCCAGCCAAACATTAAGGCATTATTCTCTTTTCCTTGGACAAATGCCCTGTGATAAAGTCGTGCATGAGGAATGGACAAATGTGATTACAGTAATGGCTGTTTTAACAGAAAACTAA
- the acvrl1 gene encoding serine/threonine-protein kinase receptor R3 yields MGRSAVLTVVLVVACLWISAIHADSEDDGKLLCRCENKKGTCVNGTCRGDLCFYTWVNENEERGCFSSVNYREQCYTSFERFFVHCCRENLCNAFTTPPPNINGEPTTTPPAFTRPELWITLSLLLFIITASVCGLVLFLRFRRVHCKLTNIEEHDVTMLKAPHGDDPTYGDIFDEFCTSGSGTGLPYLVQRTMARQISLIQCVGKGRYGEVWRGTWMGESVAVKIFSSRDEQSWFRETEIYNTVQLRHDNILGFIASDMTSKNSSTQLWLVTHFHELGSLYDFLQYSSLEPESCLKMCMSVACGLVHLHTEIVSSQEKPAIAHRDLKSRNILVKRNGQCCIADLGLAVIHSQSHDYLDVGNNPRVGTKRYMAPEVLDETIRMDVFESYKQTDIWALGLVFWEITRRTIVNGIVEEYRPPFFDLVPVDPSFEEMKKVVCVDQQRPSLHNRLHSHPILTAIVKIMKECWYQSPPARLTALRVRKTLSKLDHDSDFNIEKLKRDI; encoded by the exons ATGGGACGCTCTGCTGTGCTCACAGTTGTGCTAGTTGTGGCGTGTCTGTGGATCTCTGCTATCCATGCAG ATTCTGAAGACGATGGGAAGCTGCTCTGCAGATGCGAGAATAAAAAAGGCACATGCGTAAACGGGACTTGCAGAGGAGACCTCTGCTTCTACACCTGGGTCAACGAAAATGAGGAGAGGGGCTGTTTCTCCTCAGTAAACTACAGGGAGCAGTGCTACACCTCCTTTGAGCGCTTCTTTGTCCACTGCTGCAGAGAGAATCTGTGCAACGCCTTCACCACACCACCTCCAAACATAA ATGGAGAGCCGACCACAACGCCCCCAGCGTTCACTCGTCCAGAGCTGTGGATCACGTTGTCTTTGCTGCTGTTCATCATAACTGCCAGCGTCTGCGGCTTGGTGCTTTTCCTGCGCTTCCGTCGTGTACATTGCAAACTGACAAACATCGAAGAGCATGATGTCACCATGCTCAAGGCTCCTCATGGAGATGACCCCACCTACGGC gATATCTTTGATGAGTTTTGTACATCAGGGAGTGGGACAGGGCTGCCCTATCTGGTCCAAAGAACTATGGCCAGACAAATCTCACTGATCCAGTGTGTCG GTAAAGGCAGGTATGGTGAGGTGTGGAGGGGAACCTGGATGGGTGAGAGTGTGGCTGTCAAGATATTTTCATCAAGAGATGAGCAGTCCTGGTTCAGAGAGACGGAGATCTACAATACTGTGCAGCTGCGACACGATAACATCCTGG GTTTTATAGCCTCTGACATGACGTCCAAGAATTCCAGCACCCAGCTGTGGCTCGTCACCCACTTTCATGAGCTGGGTTCCCTCTACGACTTCCTGCAGTACAGCAGCTTGGAGCCTGAGAGCTGCCTGAAGATGTGCATGTCTGTGGCCTGCGGGCTGGTCCACCTTCACACTGAGATTGTCAGCTCCCAGGAAAAGCCAGCTATCGCCCACCGAGATCTGAAAAGCCGAAACATCCTGGTGAAGCGGAATGGACAGTGCTGCATCGCTGACCTAG GTTTGGCTGTGATACACTCTCAGTCTCATGACTACCTGGATGTGGGCAACAATCCTCGCGTGGGGACCAAGCGCTACATGGCTCCTGAAGTGCTGGATGAGACTATTCGTATGGATGTCTTTGAGTCCTATAAGCAAACTGACATCTGGGCCTTGGGCCTTGTCTTCTGGGAAATTACCCGCAGGACAATAGTCAATG GGATTGTGGAAGAGTACCGGCCTCCCTTCTTTGATCTGGTGCCCGTGGATCCCAGTtttgaggagatgaagaaggtggtgtgtgtggacCAGCAGAGGCCCAGTCTGCACAACAGGCTCCATTCCCACCCT ATTCTGACGGCCATTGTGAAGATCATGAAGGAGTGTTGGTACCAGAGCCCACCAGCCCGCCTCACTGCCCTGCGGGTGAGGAAGACACTCTCCAAACTGGACCATGACAGCGACTTCAACATTGAAAAACTCAAGCGGGACATCTAG